The DNA sequence CAAGATCTAGggtggagagggaaaggaggagagccaaatgtttgttttcattttatttttttaattttacaagtaTGCCTCCATATATATAAGTGCAACACACCTGTGCAATGCctgaggagttacagacagttgtgagccaccatctgacTGCTGTCAGCTAAACCaaggtcctttacaagagcagcaagtgttactaaacactgagccatctctccagcacccctacCAAGCTTGTCTTAAGAGAGATGATAGCAAGTTTCTACACAGATGGAATGACCTCAAGGGGTTTCTGACACCGTACAGGATGGAAAAGTATCCTTCTCCTGTAGGTAAGGGCTGAAAGCATCTAGTGCACCAAGGAATGGGCAGACTAGGAGAGATCAGAGCTGACTGGTGTAAAGGAGGGCTGTGTATAATGCTCAGAGGTGGGAACCTATGGGAAGCTCATCTGACTTCCACTTGACCAGTGAAATAGGATGCAAAGTCACTCTGGTAAGGAAGAGGAGGTAGGAGCTGTAGACTTGAAGATGGAAgactgtgaaaaaaaatcactaggaGAGGGGGTCAGTGAACCAAAGCAATGGAATATGACCGTTAGGCTGTGGCTCAGCTACCTGAACTCTTAGGACAGCAGTGTAGGCTGGTTTTTCCAGCCACATATAGTCACATAGGCGGTGGCAAACAGTGAAAACAAGGAGTGGCCTGGGCTATACCAGcatgacaaaaaaagaaaaactgctgAATATATTTTTAGGGGGAGAATACAATGGACCATGGAATTTCAGATGACTACAGAGAGACCTGAGCCCACCAGAGTCATAGGGGATATTAAACAATAAGTGCTCATTAAGCTCATTAGCTCTTGTCAAAACAGGAGGCTCAGTAGTTACTGTCAAAACAAGATtaaaggccagcaagatggatgGCTTGATGGGCAAAGGTACTTGAAGCCAAGACTGACaatgtgagttcaatccctaggctGATGATGTAAGCTTGATCTCAGAGACCCACAAGTGGAAAGACTGACTCTTGCatcttgtcctttgacctccatgtgtaCTGCATAGTTCTAaaccagccagaactacacagtgagaccctgcctcaaaaacaatcaaacaagaacaaaacaaccaAGGCCAAATTGATCTACATGGGAAGTTCAGATCAACTAGACCTTAAgcaagactttatctcaaaacaaaacaaaaatttaaaacacacaaatataattaGGTTTATTATCCTATCCACCTCAAATGTTTTGATGCCACATAGTCATCATAATGTCaacattaattttcaaaattacaaCTACATTTGAAGGCAGGAAAGCTAAGGGGAGGAAGCATGAGGTTGAGGAGATAGGGGTAAAGAGAAACTTGCTCAATCCAGACAAGTGTGtagaacatgcctgtaatcccagcaatcaggagtcTGGGGGTGGAGAATTGAGGGGAGTATTATATACCAGACTGGGTTGCATAGAATTCCAGGTAAGCCTGGACTGCATGATTTGTCTCCTTTTACTCCCCAAAAAGGAAACCCTTGCTTTTATAACAGTCAGTCAATACCATCTAAAACTGAAGAATCAAGAAGTTGCTAGCATTACAAAAAAATTAGGAGATATTTGCTCAAATATCAGCTAAAAGACCAACAATGTTTCCAAGGAGAAGAAACCTGGAATAGAGAGGCTGGGTGCACTagttgctttctgttgttgtaataaaacactgactaaaaccaacttggggaggaaacggTTTATTTGGTTCTCAGGTTATAGTCAATCATTgaaagaagccaaggcaggaactcacgGCAgcatctggaggcagaaactgaagaagagacCATGAAGGAGTACTGGCTTACTCTCCGTGGACTGCTCAGTTGCCTTTTTTATACAACCTAAGACCACCtatctgtgggagcccgttttcgggttcctcgtggctttacccagcaggtccgcatagaggatgattagggccacgggcctgagtgcaggtgtctgagatggtctgcacttggctgtgctgggggaggaggtcttttgctccaccccttggcgtctctattaaaaccctgggacagagacagtcggggccccgttggaataggttccaggccctctcgaggctatcctttattttctatgtttatctccacaatatataatccttctatctaatatttcctgctgctcacactcaagaaaactctggggagctgtggggttggttggtaaatgccccacacctacccagagatggcaccacccacagtgggctgggcacccccatatcaatcattaatcaagaaaatgttccaacgACATGTTTaccagccaatctgatggaggcaattcctcagctggggctccctcttcccaagtgactctagtttgtgtaaagttgatttaaaaaaaaaaaaaaacctaaccagcGCACTGCTAGATAGgctgcttttttttccatttatttttttccaatgttGGGAATTGGATACTGGACTTTATGCCCAGTAGGTaagccctatttttttttttaaataacaagccTTAAAGAACTCTATGATTCTTTATCCTGTGCATATATAACTGACAAAAGTAAAACCCacggggctggagatatggctcagcagttaagagctgagctggctgctcttcaaaggacccggattcaattcccagcacccacatggcagctcacagttgtctttgactcctgttccagaggattcagcaccctcacacagacatacatgggagcaaaataccaatgtacataaaatacaaataaagtttttaaaaaaaagttaaaaaaaaaataaaacccaaagatGAATTGTTCAAACAGCAGATAATGATGCAACTTCTAATTATTTCCTGTGGATCAATAAGGTGAAATGCTCACAATTTGTCTCCTCTCTCAGGAAAGATGCAATCTTGTTAACTGATGCTTTTGACTTCACGGATCATTGTTTAAATTCTGCACTCGGCTGTTATGATGGACATGTCTACGAACGTCTGTTTGAGTGGGCTCAGAAGTCACCAGGCAATACTCAGGTAGTTGAGTGAAACCCATTATAAATTATGTAAAACAGCAGAGAACAAGCAGTAAATACATCTCCATGTTTCCCATTTTAATCAATTCCGCTTAGGTTGAAAATCACTTGACATAGAGCAtctgtttaaaatacttttaggGAGTACATAAAAGAAATCAGGGGTGCGACTTGGCAGGAACTGAAATCAGCAAAATGCACAGCTCAGAATGTGCAAAGGGCATTAAGAGAAAGGCTCATTTCTAAATCATGGCTTGACATACCCAAAGGCACACACATAGAGCAGCAAGCTGGCTTTTACATTAACAAAACTAAGATAAATCATATCAGTGGTAAACTTATTTTCAGCCTTTTAGCTCCATTTTATGTAGATAAAAGAGGATCAGAGGTAACAGGAAATTTGAGGTGCTGCCATATGTGGGCAGGAAAAGTACATACATTATAAGGGGGATGATGATAAGACTGTTCTGGATGGAATTCCAGTTATCCCAGCCTAACTGGACAAAGTTAAGAACATCAACCAGTAGTACTGTACTTCGAATTTAGGGAGCCCATCCTGAAGAGCAGATTTGACACAGATGATCCCAACAAAGGACCTATCTATCTATAGGCACACACAGTGTTGGgtatattagattttttttttttcttttttcagttttttgagacagggtttctctgtgtagctttgcgcctttcctggaactcgctttggagaccaggctggcctcgaactcacagagatccgcctgcctctgcctcccgagtgctgggattaaaggcgtgcgccaccaccgcccggctggtataTTAGATTTTAGAAACAAATGTCTTTCAGATGGTAAAACTTTCTCTTTAGTCCAGCTTCAGAAAGGTGTCTTAACAAAGTAGTGACCAACACTCGCACTTAGCCAGACTTGCTCTTGACAGTCCGTATTCTGTCACACGTCAGAGCTTAGCTTAACACTGTCATCTAAAGTCATAACCTCAGAACGGCTGCCAGACAGGCCAGTCCATTTCAGTCAAGTGCCATCCACAAGATAACATCGTTTTACCTCAAGGAAATATAAACAATTTACCTACACATTCACTGCTCCTATGGTTAGCCTACTTCTAGCACATTACTTTTCTAATGATCATTCCTCTGTCCTTGCTAACGTTTAAATCCTAGCATAAAAGCAAAGCAGTTCTTCCTAATCCAGCCTGCTTCCCATGGTCTCAAGAGAGAACTATGTCCTTTGGTATTCCATAGAACCATCATGCCTCTCCCTGTTCACCTGTCAGAATGCTGAGACACATAGCTCAGACCTGTTTTATTGGCAACCCAGGCAACATTCCACTCCCCTAGATTCCTCATGGTCACCAAAGACTGTAGTGGACCATCTTGTTTTTGTTCATTCTTAAACACTTTAATCTGGAAACCATAGCAGGTTTGTAGAAATGAGACATGACTGGCCCATCCCACTGATTCTGTAAAATGCTGACATACTTCATCCTGCTCTTTAGTCTCCACTTCCTTCTATTTGAACAAGGATGAAGCTTCTTATGACCTACATAatacaaaagcagccagtgcatCCAGACACCACAAATACTCATCAGCCAGCCTTATGTTACCTTGTTAAGTGACAGGTGCAGCAGTGTGGCTCTTTCATGAATGGCAGTTTGGAATGTGAGGTTACAGATGACTTTGACTCCCACTTGGTCAAAATGATACTTGGTTGACTGCTAATAGATAGCCACATGATCTTATACTTTCAGATCCTTTGAAAAGCCTATTTTTTGATCTGCCATAGTCTGAAGTACAGCATTTTAATAGAAAAAGGCACATTACAAGTAAAACAGCCACTATGTTGTACCCTGTGAACACAAAAGTACAAGTAAGAATATTTTTCACTGGTGTTCATATGCTGGAAGTAAAGTGCTATGTGCTAGGCTGTATGTCTTAGGGCCACAGGAGCCTCACCTGTCTGGAGCAGCCTGTGCTGAGCTTTCTCCCTAAATAGGATGACGTGTGCTTTTGGCTTTCTGCCTGATCTAGAAAACTGCCACAGAAGATTCTCCCTCTTCACGTGAAATCACATCCAAGTGATTCCCTAAGGAAGCAAGAAAGAATCATCAGGGGTCATTTCAAACCAagaatcccttttttttttagtgtttgtttaagggtcttgtgtagcctaggctggccttgaactcctaactcCCAAATGCCAGGATTACATGTGTACATCATCACACCCCTGCAAGAATCCTAATCTCTCAGTAACTATATTGTAAAAACATGCCCAAGGAATAGTGAGAAGTGTTAAACATTCTGGTTCATTCCGTCATTCAAAGAGTATTTATTGTGCAATAGTGGTGTGCTAGTATTGAAGAAATGGTGGAGAACAAGGGTGTAGACCTGTGTTAAGGAccttaggatttttgttttgttttgtttaagatttatttcttacatATACAGTGctcttgtgtgcatgtatgcctgcgaaccagaagagggcaccagatcttattacagatggtagtgggtcaccatgtggttgctgggaattgaattctagtgctcttaaccgctgagccatctctccagcccccaggaccTTATAGTTTtactgtaaaagaaaagaaaataaacaagaaaatagtATGGAAGACTAGAGTTTAGCTATGAAGAAAAGAACTCAGATGCTGCAGTAGAGGATGGTGGGAAAGCCTATTCACACACAGAATATCCCCTACCTGATTCTTTCTGGTTGCCTGCTTTGTGGTTCATGTTCAGTTTCAAAGAGCCTCAAATACTAAAGGCTTTTACTTGTATTAAATTCCAAAAACAAAGAATAAGCTGTAGGTTTTTCTGATAATTAGCCACCTGCATGCAGTTTAAAAATCTAAGAAAGGAGGCTTTTTGGAAAAATGTTTACCATATGTTCacacaaaatgaattttaaaaataatttgaaaaattaagaATCTTGGGtaattgccaggtggtggtggcacacacctgtaatcccagcacttggaaggcaggaaggtggatctcttaagttcaaggccatcttagtctacaaagtgagttccaggacagtcaaagctgttacacagagaaactctgtctcgaaaaacaaaacaaaaaagaatcttaGGTAATATTACTCTTTTAATGTTAAGTACTTAATTTGAAAGTGAAGTTATTAATTCTAGAAGTGTTCTTCTAATAATGTAATTCCTGTAAACACAGGAGAACCCTGCCTATGAGAAATATATCCGACCGCTGCTACAAAGCTGGAGACCCAAGCTGTGAAAAGCCAACAGTATTCAGGATCAAGAAGTACTACAGTGATACTACAGCATACATATAAAGATTTAAAGTTAAAACAAAGGCAGAGTGGCTAGTTCCTCAACTCTTAGTAAGCTGGTACGTGAATGAATGTTCATCATATTATTCTACTTCTGAGTATATCTGAAATTTCCCTTTGTCTACTTGTAGTATGTATTTGGTTAAATGctagaattttcctttaaaaatagcaaaagcAAATAAACTCATTAGTCACTActtatgttgtttatttattgaggGTATGCTGGGATCGAAAAGTCTGATGGAAgtcagcaagcactctaccactgagctaacccCTGTGGCCCAAAACTTACCTTTAGCATTTACCCTAGGTTTACAAGAACACATATGCAGTCTTTCAAAGGTACCTGGATGTGCTAtaatctaaataaaatataaaggctCAGAATGCaacatatcattttttaaaatcaactcttccacagtaaaaattatttaagattTCATAAAGAGGCAGAATCATCtcaatatattcaaatataaccaaactacatttttcatttcatttcaactatacaacaacataaaacagTTATGGCATGAAATACAGCTAAATGATGAGCACTTACCTAACACGAACAAGACCTTGGTCAATCCCTAGGActgagggaaaaaacaaacaaaacttaaaaatccTGCTAGCTGCTTTTATTCATAGAAGCAATCATTTACCTGCTAATAATTAGTGAACCAGAGAAAATTTGCCAACAGCAAACTTCCCTTTTGGGAGAatggggacaaggaagagaacTCAGAAATATTCCCTTTTCCCAAACTTGAAACTAGTATTACTCCTACTTCTACAActttaaacatatatatgcatatatatgtgcattatatatatatatgtatatgtatatatagtttctgtgtgtgtgtgtgtgtaagccagtgGTGCCAGATCTGCCTAGAgcaagagttacaggcaattgtgagccactgcTGTGGATGCTGGGCACCAAATTCcagtcctatgcaagagcagcaagtgctctaacccaGAGCCTTCCACAATAGTTCTGAACCCAAATCATTACTTCATATTGACTTCAGCTACTCCATGGCACATGACCAATTTGGATCTTTATTTAGGAAACCATATATCAATTTACAATAGGAGCAAATGTTCCAAACGGTAACTTCTTTTCTCCAGTTCATCAATATACTGAAATTATAGCAACCGGTAAATAACAATGAAGTATCCTAGTTTGAGGATGAGGTAATCATGGGTTTCTTGTATGTGTGCGGAAGAAGGGGGGGTAGTTTGGCAATCTTAAATTTTCAAAGAGACATGTAAGTAAATATGTTCATCTTCCTTTCAAAGGGAGAATCTTAGAATAGtctcagagaagaggaaaagtgTCTTGTCTGCCCTAGGGCCAAAACCACAGAAGTCCACAATTCCCTTAAAACAGGGAAGTTGTTATGTGATGTTCACAAACTAGAAAGTCTCACCATAATTAATACACTCCTTCCAATGAGTAACTTTCAGGCAACAGAATCACATCAACTCTGAAACAAGACAATCATGAAATAAGCAAATGTACATACATTTTCCCAAGTGTTTCCAATCCTTTACTGCAATTTATTTCTTCTCAGAGTTGAATTTAAGCTTGATAAAAACATACATTTGCGGCTACCACAATACATGAGAATAGAATCACTGGAGTCATTTTGTCCCCACGTGCAGCACAAGCTGGAGTGAGTCATATTCATAGCTGTGGCAGTTAAAACCCTGTAATATTCACTGTAAATCCTATCTGAAAAGACAAAACTGTTTATCTCTGGTAACACAGCTGGCTTTATGAACTCAAATCTAAGGTTCCACTGAGTCCTGTCAACTCTATTACAAATGTGCTATAAGCAGTTTAATTGGGACATAAACAATGCATACTTTTGACAAAGAATATGATTTTCCCCTTACATAACAATAAATACAACCCTTAATGTTCATACTCcattttttattagatttttctTTCCTGGTAGACAGTACACTTGGGAATGAAACTGTACCAGGCATAAGGTTTCTACCACAGGGACATTCTGTATCAAGAATCCAATATAAATATTTCTAGTCAGACATTTCAATGGCTACAGATATTTGGTTGCTTGATTTATATGCATAGAAAGAAACAGTTGTCAAACTGTAGGAAGCGGTCCTTAACAAGTACCAGCAGATGACTGGCCAGGTTTCCTTTAATATACTGCTGCCTACTGGTCTGGAAATGAGGTCACCATACATGATATTCTGATTTTTTCTCAAAGACATCATGAATACTCTGCTTAATCTTTCATCACTGTATTTTTAGCCTTCCAGTTGAGTTAGGGACCACATTATCAGAAATCATTTTAGCACTGTTAAGGGTAGATTATATATCATAATGATTTTCAGAtctcttttagaaaaaaaaaaaaaaggtttctggagaCTCTGACAGGCACATGCATACTTGGGAACAAAACAGGGAGAAGACTGCTCATACACAGAACTTCTGGTCCTCAATGCcttcaaataaatacaaatattaaagGGGGGGCACactatgatttaaaaaacaataacagtCTCTTCCATGTCCCAAGAAAACATGAGCTTACAGGAAGTTCTCCTGAGGGTTAGTGATCAGTCATCTGTCTTCCGGGCCAGTCTACAGAAAGTCCAGTTGTGCTCTACTGTGTTCTCATTGGCCCTCTCGCTCATGTGATGCACCCGAGTATTTCGGATTGTAAAACCTTGCTTTGTAATGTATTCCATAAGGTGGACCCGGAGAGAGACTTCCTGGTGATAATCGCATGGTCCAAAGGTGAAGGAAACCTGGCAGTCTCTGGTGTCCATCATGTGCTTATTCCACTTGGTGAAATAATTTGAGATGCCTTCTAGTAAGGAATGGACCTTGGTGGTGATGGTTAATTGAGTTATGATGACAGCCACTGGATTGGAATATTTAGAAAGCTTCCGAGTACTAGACAGCTCTACAACTTCTTCAAAAGTATCCATAGGATACAACGGCTTAGGGTCATTGAGACACTGAATTAAGGGTTCAATCTGGTAAAAATCAGCTTCTTTTCGAAGCAGATCAAATTCCTTAAAATCCAAGGGGAGGGTCAATTCTGAAGTTCGTAAGAAGTTGAGGACATAGCGGAAAAGAGGTCCATCTCGATCAATAAAGTAATTGCCTTGAGGGTCTCGGGCTGTGGGGAAGTCCCCCCCAAACATAGCTCCAAGCATGGAATCTGGGTAACGTGTCAATGTGGTAAGGGACGTTGTGTACAAGTGTCCACCTACATTCAACGTGACTGGGTCAGTCATCTGAAATGCAAAAAACAATCAATCACCTGAAATCATAAAATCTTAATTtcaacaaattaagaaaataaataccaaTAAGCAAGCATAAGATCCCTTCaagtgggttggggatttagctcagtggtagagcgcttgcctagcaagcgcaaggccctgggttagatcctcagctccaaaaaaaaaaaaaaatcccttcaagCTATAATATATCTGGCAGTTCTAGGGTGCAAAATGGCTTTACTTTCAATAATAAAACTCACTCGAGAAGGGCTTCAACATTTGCTCTCAAATCACATAAATCCAATCTTTTAAAAGTTACTCTACTCCTGCCAGGTGTGACCTTTAGTATCATACAGTCAAGTCCAGACTCTGTAGAGGTTTTGGGttaggtctgcctgcctctacctccctaatgggattaaaggtatgtgccaccacatttgaCATGAccttaagattttttaaaaatttaacagaagttagaataaaaataatctgATAATGTAGCAACAATTAACTCTGGGACTTCTTTGGGTTTTTCTCCTCAAAGGAgacatgtaatttttttaatttttttatttttttttttagataaagttTCACATAACTTAGTCTGTCCTTATATTTACTGTGTAGCTAAGGGTGGTCtagaattcctgatcctcctgcctctgcctcaatcCTAAGATCacaggtgtgcgccatcacacccagctacaaaatctgtgtatttatttatttatatatttattttatgtgtgtgagtgttttgcctgcatgtatgtatatgtacctcaTGCAGGCCAAAGGTATGGATGGATCTAGGAAATGgaagtacagatggttgtgagccataggctagatgctgggaaccaaacccaggtcctttgcaagagtataagtgctcttaactgctgagccagctctccaactcCAAAATGTATCTTAAAGATAAAAATTTGTTTAGAATTTATCTTGGTAATTTTCTTCATGGAAGcaacaatttctttttcttttctggtttttgtttttgttgttgttgagatagtATCTTACTGTGAAGATAAAACAGGCCCAAACCTCACaaacctcctgcttctacctcccaggtgctgatattacaggcctgtgccatcatgcccaggaAATAAGTTCCCCAgactaaattaaaatatataaggtTTGGTGGACACAATCTAGCCTATGTCTAGCCCTAAGCTACCATATACCCAAGGGCTGGTAGCAGCTCCAAAATGTCATAATCTGATTGTATATCCACTTTTATAACATTAATGCTGCAATCTGACCTTTAATTCTAAGAAGGAAGCTTCTCAAAATAACACACCTCCAGCTTTAGAAAtcctatttaagaaaaaaaaaaaatcaaacacggTCTTCAGGTTCTAAGAAAGTGAAATATTTCTCACCAGATGAAGAAGGAAATAGGGAGACATAGACACAtgtaaaaactgcatgtgagaaGAAACTCCTACCTATTAATCCCTTTACTACAACAAAGAATTCTCCATTCTATTCTCCCCAGCCCTTTGGACATTCCAATCTATGAACAgagaatttaaaaagtaatatacaCCAAACACCAAAGCATC is a window from the Peromyscus eremicus chromosome 9, PerEre_H2_v1, whole genome shotgun sequence genome containing:
- the Kctd6 gene encoding BTB/POZ domain-containing protein KCTD6, with the protein product MDNGDWGYMMTDPVTLNVGGHLYTTSLTTLTRYPDSMLGAMFGGDFPTARDPQGNYFIDRDGPLFRYVLNFLRTSELTLPLDFKEFDLLRKEADFYQIEPLIQCLNDPKPLYPMDTFEEVVELSSTRKLSKYSNPVAVIITQLTITTKVHSLLEGISNYFTKWNKHMMDTRDCQVSFTFGPCDYHQEVSLRVHLMEYITKQGFTIRNTRVHHMSERANENTVEHNWTFCRLARKTDD